From the Anaerolineae bacterium genome, the window CCCAACCTTCCACCACCGCCCACACCCACTGCCCCGTGCCGCCCACCAATAACGGCAGCCGGTTCCGGCGATGAATGGCCGCGATAGTCGCGTAGGCCCGTTCCTGAAACTCGGCCAGGGTCAGAACTTGGTCCGGGTCAACCACGTCCAGCAAGTGGTGGGGCGCCAGGGCCTGCTGCGCCGCCGAAGCTTTGTCGGCGCCAATATCCAGGCCGCGATAAATCTGGCGCGAGTCCGCCGAAACAATCTCGCCGCCAACATCTTGGGCCAGCCGCACCGACAAAGCCGTTTTGCCCACCGCCGTTGGGCCAATAACGACCAGCAGAGGTCTATCACTCATTTCGCCTGCTTATTTTACAATTGGTAAATCTTACCAAATTTTTGCTTGATGTAACTCAGATAGGGGCCAACTTCTATCTGTTTGGCTCCCGTCACCTGCTCAATCAACTCGTTGGCCGTGAACTTTCGGCCATGCCGGTGGATGTTGTTTTTGAACCAACTCAAAAGCGCGCCAAACTCGCCCCGGCTGAATTGTTCCGGCAGGTCAGGTATATCTTGCCAAGCTCGATGGTAAAATTGCAGCGAAAGCACGGTGCCCAGGGTATAAGTGGGGAAATAGCCCATCATCCCCGCCGACCAATGGACATCCTGCAACACGCCCAGGGCGTCATCGGGCGGGGTGAGGCCCAGGTATTCCTCCATTTTGGTGTTCCAGGCGTCGGGTAAATCGGCCACATTGAGGCGCTGCTCCAGCAAGGCCTGTTCCAACTCAAAACGCAGGAAAATATGCAGGTTGTAAGTCACCTCGTCGGCCTCAACCCGGATGAACGAAGGGGCCACTTTGTTGATGGCCCGATAAAAAGTATCCAGTTTGACCTCTTTAAGTTGGGCCGGAAAATATTCCCGCAAACGAGGATAATAAAACTGCCAAAACTCCCGGCTGCGGCCCAAAACGTTTTCCCACAGGCGCGATTGGGACTCGTGGATGCCCAACGAGGCGCCCTGGGCCAGGGGCAGTCCTTCCAGGGCCGGGGCGATATTCTGCTCGTATAAGGCATGGCCGCCTTCATGCATGGTGCCAAACAAACCGGGGTTCAACCAATCTTGGTGAAAACGGGTGGTTACGCGCACGTCGTTGATGGAAAAACTGGTGGTAAAGGGATGGGCCGATTTATCCTGCCGCCCCCGTTCAAAATCATAGCCCATCGCCTTTAACACGGTCAGGCCAAAATCCCATTGGGCTTGCAGGTCAAAATCTTGATGCAGGCAAGCATCATCCACCGTTTCAACTTGGGCCGAAATAGCGCGAACCAGCGGCACCAATTCAGCCTTGAGCGCCTCAAACACCCGGCTCACCTCAGCAGATTTCATGCCCGGTTCAAAATCGTCAAGCAAGGCGTCATAAATGGCCTCCTGGTAGCCGTACGCCTGGGCTTTTTGAATGTTCAAATCCACAATTTTGGCCAGGCTGTTTTGGAATTGAGCAAAATCTTTTTCCGCCCTGGCCTTTACCCAAATTTGATGGCCCAGGACAAACGTCCGGCTCATCTCCTCAACCAGAGACACAGGCAGTTTACGCGCTTTTTCGTAATCTCGTTGGACCACGCGCACCAGGCTGGCCTCATCAGAATCGTATGCAAATCCGGCGTCAGCCAGATCAGCCAGCAGCACGCCAATTTCGTCGGCAATGAACAATTCGTGGGCCATTGTTTCCAGGGTGGCAATTTGTTCGGCCCGGGCCTCTGCCCCGCCGGGCGGCATATTGACCTGCTGGTCCCAATGCAGCACGGCCACGGCGCTGTTGATGTTTTGAATCTCTTTGAGTTTGGTGGTCAAAGTTTTGAATTTTTCGGTCACAATGATTTTTCTCCTTTCAAATTAGCGACCGGCCCTTCGAATGACGAAGGACAAATGACGAAAATTGCTCGCCGGTCGGGAACGCCTCAAGGTGGATATTAAAAATGCCGGTCATGATTTTAGCCGACCGGCGATTTAAAGGTTACTTGCTGGGAATGGTTTGCCTATTGGGGCTTAGTTTTAACCGGCGAGGCAAACCCGGCCGTCACAATGGCCACAAGCAAAAAAACAAGGCCAAACCCGGCAAAAACAAACCCCATAACAAGAAGAACCGTGGCTGCTTCGGCTTGACTGTTAAAATAATCCTGGCGATTACCACCGGAAAGAAAATCCGCGTTCAGGCTGACCCCGTCATTGGTCTTCACCTGGCCGATGACAAAAACCGGGTTGCCCATCCGAAACCCTTGATATTCCAGCGTTTCATATTCAATGGGGTTCAACGTGGTTTGCCAAACTTCGGGCGCGTTAAGCAGGTCGTAATCCGTGTTCCCCACTCTCACCCGGCCCTCCGGCAAATCCAGCCATAAGGCCGGCGTCACCCGTTCAACCAGGGACCATACTTCGTCACATTCGTAATCGCCATCGTCGTCTTCGTCATCCTCGTCGTCACATTCAATCCCCTGGTATTGGCGGGCAATGTAAGCCACCAACCCTTCAAAACGAGGGGTGTTTTGCTCACTTATGCGTCCCTCAATCGCAACCGGAGTTCCTGAAGAAATATCGCCCAATTGGGCCAGGGTGTAGAGCGGGATTTGGGCGGCCTGTTGGGTTTCCTGTTGGGTATGGAAATACCCCCATAAAAAGCCCCCACCAATCACGGCAAAAACGGCGCCAATAAAGCCAAAAACCAGGCTGATCAGATGTTCTTCAAACCAGCGGCCCATTCCGCCATTCCTTTTATTGGCCTAATCGCCGTTTGCACTCGTCCAAGATTTCTGCGGTGCGGCTGGCTCCAACGCGGGTCACGCCCAGCGCCCGCACTGCCAGCAATCTGTCTAACGAGCGCACTCCACCCGCTGCTTTAACCTGAACGTGCGCCGGAGAATGTTGGCGCATTAACTGCAAATCCTCGTCCGTGGCCCCGCCCGGAGCATAACCGGTCGAGGTCTTGACCCAATCGGCATTCAGCTCGCCGCAGATTTCGCACAGTCGGATTTTCTGGGCGTCATTCAGATCTTGAATTTAGAATAAAAAATGGGCGGGCTGCGAGTTGCGCAGAACCGCCCTTGGGTAGAGAATTTGGCTATGAACACACAAA encodes:
- a CDS encoding carboxypeptidase M32; protein product: MTEKFKTLTTKLKEIQNINSAVAVLHWDQQVNMPPGGAEARAEQIATLETMAHELFIADEIGVLLADLADAGFAYDSDEASLVRVVQRDYEKARKLPVSLVEEMSRTFVLGHQIWVKARAEKDFAQFQNSLAKIVDLNIQKAQAYGYQEAIYDALLDDFEPGMKSAEVSRVFEALKAELVPLVRAISAQVETVDDACLHQDFDLQAQWDFGLTVLKAMGYDFERGRQDKSAHPFTTSFSINDVRVTTRFHQDWLNPGLFGTMHEGGHALYEQNIAPALEGLPLAQGASLGIHESQSRLWENVLGRSREFWQFYYPRLREYFPAQLKEVKLDTFYRAINKVAPSFIRVEADEVTYNLHIFLRFELEQALLEQRLNVADLPDAWNTKMEEYLGLTPPDDALGVLQDVHWSAGMMGYFPTYTLGTVLSLQFYHRAWQDIPDLPEQFSRGEFGALLSWFKNNIHRHGRKFTANELIEQVTGAKQIEVGPYLSYIKQKFGKIYQL